The following proteins are encoded in a genomic region of Vibrio spartinae:
- the ushA gene encoding bifunctional UDP-sugar hydrolase/5'-nucleotidase UshA, whose protein sequence is MRLPLILTQLFSTQWRHSKTIFSALLLVLLWGCTTTPQKQWHQDETYHLTVLHTNDHHGRFWKNKYDEYGMSARKTLIDQIRQEVAAEGGSMLLFSGGDINTGVPESDLQDAEPDFKGMNIIGYDAMAVGNHEFDNPLAVLFKQRLWANFPMLSANIYDKTTGKRLFRPYKIFDEQGISIAVIGLTTEDTAKIGNPEYIGNVEFRDPKVEAKKVIATLKKTEQPDLIFAVTHMGHYVNGQHGINAPGDVALARYLAPGALDMIVGGHSQEPVCMEAPNVADTHFQPGDDCQPDMQNGTYIVQAHEWGKYVGRADYEFRNGQLKMVSYQLIPVNLKKKVMHNGKKQRVLVDEQIPEDPALLKFLTPYEEKGKAKLEQKIATVQGRLEGDRNVVRFQQTNLGHLIAMAHQDKVNADFAVMNSGGVRDSIESGDVTYKDVLKVQPFANIITYVDMSGAEVIDYLNQVATKPVDSGAYAQFAGLSMTVSAAGVSDVKIGGAPIQMTQTYRFTIPSFNAAGGDGYPKLTEHVGYVNTGFVDADVLKEYLQTHSPVDASLYQPQGEITYQ, encoded by the coding sequence ATGCGATTACCACTTATTTTAACTCAATTGTTTTCAACGCAATGGCGTCATTCGAAAACCATTTTTAGCGCGCTGCTACTTGTATTGTTGTGGGGATGTACCACAACCCCTCAAAAACAGTGGCATCAGGATGAAACGTACCATCTGACGGTACTTCACACCAATGATCATCATGGTCGGTTCTGGAAGAACAAATATGATGAATATGGTATGTCTGCCCGAAAAACACTGATTGATCAGATTCGTCAGGAAGTGGCAGCCGAAGGCGGCAGTATGCTGCTATTTTCTGGCGGGGATATCAACACCGGTGTCCCGGAATCAGATTTGCAGGATGCCGAGCCCGATTTTAAAGGGATGAATATTATCGGATACGATGCCATGGCGGTTGGCAACCACGAGTTTGATAACCCATTGGCCGTGTTATTCAAACAGCGCCTATGGGCTAATTTCCCGATGCTCTCAGCCAATATTTATGACAAGACTACCGGTAAACGACTGTTCCGCCCGTATAAAATCTTTGATGAGCAGGGGATTAGTATCGCGGTGATTGGTTTGACAACAGAAGATACCGCGAAAATCGGTAATCCGGAATATATCGGCAATGTTGAATTCAGGGATCCGAAAGTTGAAGCAAAGAAAGTGATTGCGACGCTGAAAAAAACGGAACAGCCGGATTTGATTTTTGCTGTGACGCATATGGGGCATTACGTCAATGGTCAACATGGCATCAATGCACCGGGTGATGTGGCCCTCGCTCGCTACCTGGCGCCGGGAGCTTTGGACATGATTGTCGGCGGCCATTCTCAGGAGCCGGTTTGTATGGAAGCTCCGAACGTTGCGGACACACATTTTCAACCAGGGGATGATTGTCAGCCGGATATGCAAAACGGGACGTACATTGTTCAGGCGCATGAGTGGGGCAAATATGTCGGTCGGGCAGACTATGAGTTCCGCAATGGTCAGCTGAAGATGGTCAGTTATCAACTGATACCGGTCAATCTTAAGAAAAAAGTGATGCACAATGGCAAGAAGCAGCGCGTGTTGGTCGATGAACAGATACCAGAAGATCCAGCGTTACTGAAGTTTTTGACGCCTTACGAAGAGAAAGGCAAGGCTAAATTAGAGCAAAAAATTGCCACAGTACAAGGGCGTCTGGAAGGTGACAGAAATGTGGTGCGTTTCCAGCAAACCAATCTGGGTCATTTAATCGCCATGGCACATCAGGATAAAGTCAACGCTGACTTTGCTGTGATGAACTCCGGTGGGGTTCGGGATTCCATTGAATCCGGGGATGTCACTTATAAAGATGTGCTGAAAGTACAACCTTTTGCCAATATTATCACCTATGTCGATATGTCTGGTGCCGAAGTGATCGACTATCTGAATCAGGTTGCGACCAAACCCGTTGATTCGGGGGCCTATGCGCAGTTTGCCGGTCTTTCCATGACGGTCAGTGCTGCTGGTGTGTCTGATGTGAAAATTGGTGGTGCGCCGATCCAGATGACACAAACCTATCGGTTTACTATTCCAAGCTTTAATGCTGCTGGTGGCGATGGGTATCCAAAACTGACGGAGCATGTCGGCTATGTGAATACCGGATTTGTCGATGCTGATGTTTTAAAAGAGTATTTACAGACCCATAGTCCTGTTGATGCTTCGTTATATCAGCCGCAAGGTGAGATCACCTATCAATAA
- the kdsA gene encoding 3-deoxy-8-phosphooctulonate synthase, which yields MEQKVVKVGDIEVANDRPFTLFAGMNVLESRDLAMQVCEHYVKVTEKLGIPYVFKASFDKANRSSVHSYRGPGLDEGMKIFQELKQTFGVKIITDVHTQAQAQPVADVVDVIQLPAFLARQTDLVEAMAKTGAVINVKKPQFMSPGQVGNIVEKFAECGNDKIILCERGSCHGYDNLVVDMLGFGVMKRASQGSPIIFDVTHSLQMRDPTGAASGGRREQTVELAKAGLATGIGGLFIEAHPNPAQAKCDGPSALPLDKLEPFLAQMKALDDLIKSFADIDIE from the coding sequence ATGGAACAGAAAGTTGTAAAAGTTGGTGATATTGAGGTTGCCAATGACCGCCCGTTTACTTTGTTTGCCGGTATGAATGTCTTGGAATCACGCGATCTTGCGATGCAGGTTTGCGAGCATTATGTCAAAGTGACAGAAAAGTTAGGCATTCCTTATGTATTCAAGGCCTCATTTGATAAGGCGAACCGTAGTTCTGTTCATTCATATCGTGGCCCGGGACTTGATGAAGGGATGAAGATTTTTCAGGAGTTGAAACAGACCTTCGGTGTCAAGATCATCACTGATGTACACACACAAGCGCAAGCGCAGCCTGTCGCGGATGTGGTTGATGTGATTCAGCTGCCAGCATTTCTTGCCCGCCAGACTGATTTAGTGGAAGCGATGGCAAAAACCGGCGCGGTGATTAATGTGAAGAAACCTCAGTTCATGAGTCCGGGACAGGTCGGCAATATTGTCGAAAAATTTGCCGAGTGTGGTAATGATAAAATTATCCTGTGTGAACGAGGTTCATGCCATGGTTATGATAACCTTGTTGTCGATATGCTCGGTTTTGGCGTGATGAAGCGTGCTTCTCAGGGGAGCCCGATTATTTTTGATGTGACCCATTCGCTGCAAATGCGTGACCCGACCGGTGCCGCCTCCGGTGGTCGTCGTGAGCAAACGGTTGAACTGGCCAAAGCGGGTCTGGCAACCGGAATTGGCGGATTATTCATTGAAGCGCACCCGAATCCGGCACAGGCGAAATGCGATGGTCCTTCAGCGCTACCTCTGGATAAACTGGAGCCATTCTTGGCTCAGATGAAAGCTCTGGATGACTTGATTAAAAGTTTTGCGGATATCGATATTGAGTAA
- a CDS encoding SirB1 family protein: MIELFDEDFDAMALVDGALVLNQAINPETRVAWAEQTLVKMAHEAEAYLDDDAEPKARFAAFLQLFYQDWGFSGDHEAYFESRNAFIDQVLEHRKGIPVSLGALLLYFSHRLGFPLKPVMFPTQFLIQVAWSDEELVYLNPFSGEYVSKHTLQAWLIGSKGPLAKLKPKHLQVSDHPTIIGRWLALLKSALMREERYTLALKCTDLALTFVPDDPYEIRDRGFIYQQLECHQVALSDYQYFIEHCPNDPAAELLKNQVNLLRSTAVTIH, translated from the coding sequence ATGATTGAATTATTTGACGAAGATTTTGATGCGATGGCGCTGGTGGACGGTGCACTGGTACTGAATCAGGCCATTAATCCTGAGACTCGGGTTGCGTGGGCAGAACAGACATTAGTGAAGATGGCTCATGAAGCTGAAGCGTATCTGGATGATGATGCCGAGCCCAAAGCACGGTTTGCCGCTTTTTTACAACTATTCTACCAGGATTGGGGATTTTCCGGTGATCACGAGGCTTATTTTGAGTCTCGTAATGCATTCATTGATCAGGTGCTGGAGCATCGCAAAGGCATTCCTGTCAGCTTGGGCGCACTGTTGTTGTACTTTAGTCATCGACTCGGATTTCCGCTGAAGCCGGTGATGTTTCCGACCCAGTTTTTGATTCAGGTTGCCTGGTCCGATGAAGAGCTTGTGTATTTGAATCCATTTTCTGGCGAATATGTGTCGAAGCATACGTTACAAGCTTGGTTGATTGGTAGCAAAGGACCACTTGCCAAATTAAAGCCGAAACACCTTCAGGTGAGCGATCACCCGACGATCATCGGACGCTGGCTGGCATTACTGAAAAGTGCGTTGATGCGTGAAGAACGTTATACTTTGGCGTTGAAGTGTACCGATCTGGCATTGACGTTTGTCCCTGATGATCCTTATGAAATTCGTGACCGTGGATTTATATATCAACAACTGGAATGTCATCAGGTGGCGCTTTCGGATTATCAGTATTTTATTGAGCATTGCCCGAATGATCCCGCCGCTGAATTATTGAAAAATCAGGTGAATTTGTTGCGTAGTACAGCCGTAACAATCCACTAA
- a CDS encoding SirB2 family protein codes for MYLGLKYFHLFTIVTSIALFCLRYGLMMMNSQALHHRFLKVAPHVIDTLLLLSGVALCVVTGFIPFTPEAAWLTEKLMCMLAYIALGVFTLKLGRGKLLRSLAFLGALGWVAMAANISWTKLPILMH; via the coding sequence ATGTATCTGGGATTAAAATATTTTCACCTATTCACCATTGTGACCAGTATCGCTTTATTTTGTCTTCGCTACGGGCTGATGATGATGAATTCTCAAGCGCTTCATCATCGTTTTTTGAAAGTCGCACCGCATGTGATAGATACATTACTGCTGTTATCCGGTGTTGCATTGTGCGTGGTGACCGGCTTTATTCCTTTTACGCCAGAGGCCGCTTGGTTGACTGAAAAACTCATGTGTATGCTGGCTTATATCGCATTAGGCGTTTTTACCTTGAAACTAGGTCGGGGTAAGCTGCTGCGGAGTTTAGCATTCCTTGGTGCGCTCGGCTGGGTTGCCATGGCTGCAAACATTTCTTGGACCAAGTTACCGATATTGATGCATTAA
- the prmC gene encoding peptide chain release factor N(5)-glutamine methyltransferase, translated as MSLPSRIDELTRYSTAVLSESGSPSPAIDAAVLLCHVLDKPRSYLLTWPEKTLTESQLNGFAKLLTRRQNGEPIAYILGQREFWSLPLQVSSATLIPRPDTECLVIIALEKAREVTGPILDLGTGTGAIALALASELPDINVTGVDIQPEACELAKANAAQLGITNVRFHQANWFDGVDAGTKFALIVSNPPYIDADDPHLQRGDVRFEPLSALVAEEQGLADIRTIAVAAKQYLQPQGWLLFEHGYEQAELVRGLLQSLGYQSVRTEQDDSGNDRVTVGCFLP; from the coding sequence ATGTCTCTTCCAAGTCGAATCGACGAATTAACCCGTTACAGCACTGCCGTGTTATCGGAAAGCGGCAGTCCTTCGCCTGCGATTGATGCCGCGGTATTACTTTGCCACGTTCTGGACAAACCCCGTTCATATTTACTGACATGGCCCGAGAAAACGCTCACTGAATCTCAGCTCAACGGGTTTGCTAAATTATTGACTCGCCGTCAGAACGGTGAGCCGATTGCATACATTCTTGGACAACGAGAATTCTGGTCTTTGCCGCTACAAGTCTCCTCGGCCACGTTGATTCCACGTCCGGATACCGAATGTCTGGTGATTATTGCTTTGGAAAAGGCGCGGGAAGTCACAGGGCCTATCTTGGACTTGGGCACTGGTACTGGCGCTATTGCTTTGGCTCTGGCTTCTGAGTTACCCGATATCAATGTGACCGGGGTTGATATTCAGCCGGAAGCCTGCGAGTTAGCGAAGGCGAATGCGGCTCAGTTGGGTATCACTAATGTGCGGTTTCATCAGGCAAATTGGTTTGATGGTGTTGATGCAGGTACGAAATTTGCTTTAATTGTCTCAAATCCACCTTATATTGATGCGGACGACCCGCATTTACAACGTGGAGATGTTCGTTTTGAACCGCTGTCTGCCTTGGTTGCAGAAGAGCAGGGGCTGGCGGATATCAGAACCATTGCAGTCGCGGCAAAGCAATACCTGCAACCTCAGGGATGGCTGCTGTTTGAACACGGTTATGAGCAAGCTGAATTAGTCAGAGGATTACTGCAATCTCTGGGTTATCAGTCTGTCCGCACTGAGCAAGATGATTCTGGCAATGATCGCGTGACAGTCGGTTGCTTTCTGCCCTAG
- the prfA gene encoding peptide chain release factor 1 — translation MKASILQKLETLAERYEEVQHLLGDPDIIGDQNRFRALSKEYSQLEEVTQCFQAYQQAQEDLVAAEEMAKEDDAEMREMAQEEIEAAQASIEQLTDTLQILLLPKDPNDERNCFLEIRAGAGGDEAGIFAGDLFRMYSRFAERKGWRIEVMSFSEAEHGGYKEMIAKVSGEDIYGTLKFESGGHRVQRVPATESQGRVHTSACTVAIMPEIPEAELPEIKASDLKIDTFRSSGAGGQHVNTTDSAIRITHLPTGVVVECQDERSQHKNKAKAMSVLAARLAQAEEAKRAAEVSDTRRNLLGSGDRSDRIRTYNYPQGRVSDHRINLTLYRLSEVMDGELDGLIGPIIQEHQADLLAALAEQR, via the coding sequence ATGAAAGCGTCAATTTTACAAAAGCTTGAAACGCTCGCTGAGCGCTATGAGGAAGTTCAGCACCTGCTCGGTGATCCTGACATTATTGGGGATCAAAATCGATTCCGTGCGTTATCAAAAGAGTATTCTCAACTTGAAGAAGTGACTCAATGTTTTCAAGCGTATCAGCAGGCGCAAGAAGATTTAGTTGCTGCCGAAGAAATGGCGAAAGAAGATGACGCAGAGATGCGAGAAATGGCTCAGGAAGAGATTGAGGCAGCACAAGCATCGATTGAGCAACTCACCGATACACTACAGATATTATTGCTACCGAAAGACCCAAATGATGAGCGGAATTGTTTTCTTGAGATTCGTGCCGGTGCCGGGGGCGATGAAGCGGGTATTTTTGCGGGTGATCTGTTCCGCATGTATAGCCGTTTTGCTGAAAGAAAAGGATGGCGTATTGAAGTCATGTCATTCAGTGAAGCTGAACATGGTGGCTATAAAGAGATGATTGCGAAAGTCAGTGGCGAAGACATTTACGGGACGTTGAAATTCGAATCTGGTGGTCACCGGGTTCAGCGAGTTCCGGCAACGGAATCACAGGGAAGGGTTCATACCTCCGCTTGTACGGTCGCTATTATGCCGGAAATACCGGAAGCAGAGTTACCCGAGATTAAAGCCAGTGATCTAAAAATCGACACCTTCCGTTCTTCGGGCGCTGGTGGTCAGCACGTCAACACCACTGATTCTGCCATTCGGATTACTCACTTGCCGACAGGCGTGGTCGTTGAGTGTCAGGATGAACGTTCTCAGCATAAAAACAAAGCCAAAGCGATGTCTGTACTGGCGGCTCGGTTAGCTCAGGCTGAAGAAGCGAAACGGGCAGCTGAAGTCTCAGATACCCGGCGTAATTTGCTAGGCAGTGGTGATCGCAGTGACCGTATCCGAACTTACAATTATCCGCAAGGGCGGGTCTCTGATCACCGGATCAATCTGACGCTGTACCGTCTTTCAGAAGTGATGGATGGAGAGTTGGATGGCTTGATCGGTCCGATTATTCAAGAACATCAGGCTGATCTCTTGGCAGCCTTGGCTGAGCAACGCTAA
- the hemA gene encoding glutamyl-tRNA reductase, which produces MSLLAIGINHQTAPLELREKVAFGPEKLPEALSQLQEYADVKGSVILSTCNRTEVYCEIKPTSKGRLIDWLSEFHRVNPQELKPSIYIHEEQAAIRHLMRVCCGLDSLVLGEPQILGQVKQAYSESKELASVDAATEKLFQKAFSVAKRVRTETDIGGNAVSVAYAACTLAKHIFESLTHATVLLVGAGETIELVAKHLAANGCQKIIVANRTRERAMGLAAQFDAQVIRLQEIPEHLAKADIVISSTASPLPIIGKGMVEKALKARRHQPMLLVDIAVPRDVEAEVSEIGDAYLYSVDDLQSIVDSNIEQRKVEAIQAEAIVSEESAAFMSWMRSLQAVDSIRDYRDSANHLREELVHKSLQALASGGDPEKILQELSYKLTNKLIHAPTRALQQAAEQGEPAKLAIIRQSLGLDNL; this is translated from the coding sequence ATGTCCTTACTTGCCATTGGAATAAATCATCAAACAGCGCCTCTGGAACTGCGTGAAAAAGTTGCGTTTGGGCCAGAGAAGCTTCCTGAAGCGCTGAGTCAGCTTCAGGAATATGCGGATGTTAAAGGGAGTGTGATACTTTCGACCTGTAACCGTACAGAAGTGTACTGTGAGATAAAACCAACGAGTAAAGGACGTTTGATCGATTGGTTGTCTGAGTTTCACCGTGTTAATCCTCAAGAGTTAAAACCGAGCATTTATATTCATGAAGAGCAAGCCGCAATCCGCCATTTAATGCGGGTCTGTTGTGGCCTCGATTCTTTGGTTTTAGGGGAGCCTCAAATTCTCGGGCAGGTTAAGCAAGCGTATTCAGAATCGAAGGAGCTGGCATCCGTTGATGCCGCGACAGAGAAACTCTTTCAGAAAGCATTCTCAGTTGCCAAAAGAGTCCGGACTGAAACGGATATCGGTGGCAATGCTGTCTCTGTGGCTTATGCGGCCTGTACGCTGGCAAAACATATTTTCGAATCTTTGACCCATGCTACCGTATTATTAGTCGGTGCCGGAGAGACCATCGAGTTAGTGGCAAAGCATCTCGCTGCCAATGGTTGTCAGAAAATTATAGTGGCGAATCGCACCCGGGAAAGGGCGATGGGATTGGCGGCGCAATTCGATGCGCAGGTGATTCGTTTACAAGAGATCCCGGAACACCTTGCCAAAGCTGATATTGTGATTAGCTCGACCGCCAGTCCTTTGCCGATAATCGGCAAAGGGATGGTGGAGAAAGCCCTTAAAGCCCGGCGTCATCAACCCATGTTACTGGTTGATATTGCAGTGCCGAGAGATGTTGAGGCGGAAGTTAGCGAGATTGGTGATGCTTACCTGTATAGTGTCGATGATTTGCAGTCGATTGTTGACAGCAATATCGAACAGAGAAAGGTTGAAGCGATTCAGGCTGAAGCGATTGTCAGTGAAGAAAGCGCAGCGTTCATGAGCTGGATGCGGTCATTACAGGCTGTTGATAGTATCCGCGATTACCGTGACAGTGCGAATCATCTTCGTGAAGAGCTGGTGCATAAAAGTCTTCAGGCGCTCGCGTCGGGGGGCGATCCAGAGAAAATCCTTCAGGAACTCAGTTATAAGTTAACCAACAAATTAATTCATGCGCCGACCCGTGCATTACAGCAAGCTGCCGAGCAGGGAGAACCTGCGAAGTTGGCTATAATCAGACAGAGTCTGGGGCTTGATAATCTTTAA
- the lolB gene encoding lipoprotein insertase outer membrane protein LolB, translated as MTYRILQVFLTIIILAGCSSVQTPLQPVEWQSHQQRLQQISTYQIAGKLGYISPQERRSLNFQWQKSDHHSQLRLTTFLGQTVLKMDIDSQRAEAETYEGQHYTAQTPELLLHQLTGLNIPLSSLSQWILGRPAFADTFSLKPDNTLDSLEKKLANQQWRVQYKTYTAVIFKGQQLPLPERLFLQQGPTKINIHISQWKVTQ; from the coding sequence ATGACTTATCGTATCCTCCAAGTATTTCTGACTATCATCATTTTAGCTGGCTGTAGCAGCGTTCAGACACCACTTCAACCCGTGGAATGGCAATCACATCAGCAGCGTCTCCAACAGATCAGCACTTATCAAATCGCGGGGAAACTTGGCTACATATCGCCACAAGAACGTCGCTCGCTCAATTTTCAATGGCAGAAATCCGACCATCATAGTCAACTGCGTCTAACCACATTTCTGGGGCAAACCGTATTGAAGATGGATATTGATTCGCAACGCGCAGAAGCCGAGACCTATGAGGGACAACATTATACAGCGCAGACACCGGAATTATTACTGCATCAACTGACCGGACTGAATATTCCCCTGAGCTCGCTCAGCCAATGGATTCTGGGCCGACCGGCCTTTGCGGATACATTTTCTCTCAAGCCGGATAACACGCTGGATAGTCTAGAGAAAAAACTCGCCAATCAACAGTGGCGAGTACAGTATAAAACATACACTGCCGTGATCTTCAAAGGTCAGCAACTTCCGCTTCCCGAGCGTTTATTCCTGCAACAAGGGCCAACCAAAATCAATATCCATATCTCGCAATGGAAAGTCACACAATGA
- the ispE gene encoding 4-(cytidine 5'-diphospho)-2-C-methyl-D-erythritol kinase, with protein sequence MESHTMNTSDIINTGQTVWPSPAKLNLFLYITGQRDDGYHELQTLFQFLDYGDELTIRVNTSGDISVSPAIDGVPLHDNLIWKAARQLQHNTQTSLGADIHLHKILPMGGGIGGGSSNAATALVALNHLWQCGLSQSQLAEIGLQLGADVPVFVEGHAAYAEGVGEKLTRVTPQEKWYLVVRPDVSISTAAIFSHPKLTRNTLKRDLATLLQTPYENDCEKIVRKLYPEVDKQLSWLLQYAPSRLTGTGSCVFAEFTNKNEAQHVLSRLPDGVSAFVAKGSNISPLKETLTGYTHCCEDNPC encoded by the coding sequence ATGGAAAGTCACACAATGAATACATCAGATATTATCAATACCGGCCAAACCGTCTGGCCATCACCAGCCAAACTAAATTTGTTTCTCTACATCACTGGTCAACGGGATGATGGTTATCATGAGTTGCAAACACTTTTCCAGTTTCTCGATTACGGGGATGAGCTGACGATCCGAGTCAATACGAGCGGTGACATCTCAGTCTCTCCGGCAATTGATGGCGTACCGTTGCATGATAATCTGATCTGGAAAGCCGCCCGACAACTTCAGCACAACACACAAACATCGTTGGGTGCGGATATTCACTTACATAAAATATTACCGATGGGTGGCGGGATCGGGGGAGGGTCATCCAATGCAGCGACGGCCTTAGTCGCACTCAATCATCTTTGGCAATGCGGGTTATCCCAAAGTCAACTGGCTGAAATCGGATTGCAACTCGGTGCTGATGTGCCCGTTTTCGTCGAAGGCCATGCAGCATACGCAGAAGGTGTCGGAGAAAAGCTGACACGCGTCACCCCGCAAGAAAAATGGTACCTGGTTGTCAGACCCGATGTCAGTATTTCAACTGCCGCCATTTTTTCGCATCCCAAATTAACTAGAAACACGCTCAAGCGAGATCTGGCAACGCTTTTGCAAACTCCGTACGAAAACGATTGCGAAAAAATTGTCCGAAAGCTCTACCCAGAGGTTGATAAGCAACTTTCATGGCTGCTACAATACGCGCCGTCGAGATTGACCGGGACTGGGTCATGTGTTTTTGCTGAATTTACGAACAAAAATGAAGCACAACATGTTCTTTCCCGTTTGCCGGATGGAGTTTCTGCTTTTGTAGCAAAAGGATCTAATATTTCGCCGCTGAAAGAAACTTTAACAGGCTATACTCATTGTTGTGAAGACAACCCTTGTTAA
- a CDS encoding ribose-phosphate pyrophosphokinase — translation MPDMKLFAGNATPELAQRIADRLYISLGDAAVSRFSDGEVAVQINENVRGSDVFLIQSTCAPTNDNLMELVVMIDAMRRASAGRITAVIPYFGYARQDRRVRSARVPITAKVVADFLSNVGVDRVLTIDLHAEQIQGFFDVPVDNIFGTPVLLEDMKARSLEDPVVVSPDLGGVVRARATAKALGDIDIAIVDKRRPRANVSEVMNLIGDVEGRDCVIVDDMIDTGGTLCKAAEALKARGAKRVFAYATHAVFSGNAAKNIKNSVLDQVIITDSIKLSKEMEATGRVTQLTLSTMLAEAIRRISNEESISAMFN, via the coding sequence GTGCCTGATATGAAGCTATTTGCCGGTAACGCTACCCCTGAACTAGCCCAACGTATTGCTGATCGCTTGTATATTTCTCTTGGAGATGCTGCTGTTTCCCGTTTTTCAGACGGTGAAGTTGCAGTACAAATCAACGAGAATGTGCGAGGAAGCGACGTATTTCTCATTCAATCAACCTGTGCACCAACCAACGACAACCTGATGGAACTCGTGGTGATGATTGATGCGATGCGCCGTGCTTCAGCAGGCCGTATTACCGCTGTTATCCCTTATTTTGGATATGCTCGCCAAGACCGTCGTGTCCGTTCTGCCCGTGTACCAATTACCGCGAAAGTCGTCGCTGACTTTCTTTCGAACGTTGGTGTTGACCGCGTACTGACGATCGATCTACATGCTGAACAGATTCAAGGTTTCTTCGATGTTCCTGTTGATAACATTTTTGGAACACCCGTTTTACTTGAAGATATGAAAGCAAGAAGTCTGGAAGACCCAGTCGTCGTATCACCTGATCTGGGTGGTGTTGTCCGCGCACGCGCAACAGCGAAAGCACTCGGGGATATTGATATTGCGATTGTTGATAAACGCCGTCCTCGCGCTAACGTGTCTGAAGTGATGAACCTTATTGGTGATGTTGAAGGCCGTGACTGTGTCATCGTCGATGATATGATCGATACCGGTGGCACACTCTGTAAAGCCGCTGAAGCTTTAAAAGCACGTGGGGCAAAACGCGTTTTTGCTTACGCGACTCATGCCGTATTCTCAGGTAATGCAGCGAAGAATATTAAGAACTCCGTTCTTGATCAGGTCATTATCACCGATTCCATAAAGCTTTCGAAAGAAATGGAAGCAACAGGTCGTGTGACTCAGTTGACCCTCTCAACCATGCTCGCCGAAGCCATTCGCCGTATCAGTAACGAAGAGTCAATCTCAGCGATGTTCAATTAA
- the pth gene encoding aminoacyl-tRNA hydrolase yields MSQPIKLLVGLANPGPEYARTRHNAGAWVIEELARVHHTVLKNEPKFFGLTGRMTIQGQDLRLLIPTTYMNLSGKAVSALAKFYQIQPEEIMVAHDELDLPPGVAKFKQGGSHGGHNGLKDTISKLGNNKEFYRLRIGIGHPGHKDKVTGYVLGKAPEKEQECLDAAVDESVRCLDILLKEGLTKAQNRLHTFKAE; encoded by the coding sequence GTGAGTCAACCCATAAAACTACTTGTTGGGCTAGCCAATCCAGGCCCAGAGTACGCAAGAACAAGACATAACGCAGGAGCATGGGTCATTGAAGAACTCGCCCGTGTTCACCATACAGTGTTAAAAAATGAGCCCAAATTTTTTGGCCTGACGGGTCGAATGACCATTCAAGGCCAGGATTTACGTTTACTGATTCCGACAACGTATATGAACTTATCCGGAAAAGCCGTATCCGCTCTGGCAAAGTTTTATCAGATCCAGCCGGAAGAGATTATGGTCGCTCACGATGAGCTCGACTTACCGCCAGGTGTTGCTAAATTTAAACAGGGTGGCAGTCATGGCGGTCATAATGGCTTGAAAGATACCATCAGTAAGCTGGGCAATAACAAAGAATTCTACCGTCTCCGGATAGGCATTGGTCATCCGGGACATAAAGATAAAGTTACAGGTTATGTGTTAGGTAAGGCACCTGAAAAAGAACAGGAATGCCTCGATGCCGCTGTAGACGAGTCTGTCCGCTGTTTGGACATACTGCTCAAAGAAGGTCTTACGAAAGCACAAAATCGTTTACACACATTCAAAGCTGAATAA